A single window of Fundulus heteroclitus isolate FHET01 unplaced genomic scaffold, MU-UCD_Fhet_4.1 scaffold_41, whole genome shotgun sequence DNA harbors:
- the LOC105924400 gene encoding uncharacterized protein LOC105924400: MNKNPLRTGDLSLTLEHPTDEDTNVYACIISSRGREILKKKEVNLQVKVPKVVVTSGEKSFQLSCKTKVHLTEGAKVEWLDGRDWKVYVYRPGSDQPEGQYWFYRARTKMNKDPLKTGDLSLTLDHLTDKDTDIYTCTIYDKERKNILMKQQVKVKVKVPQVVAVNSEEESFMLPCRPTDDLLEGVRVEWTESRDKKVHVFENGSDQTDVQNVYYSNRTEMKEDPLRTKDLSLTLKYLTDGDSNMYTCTVYDKEEKILMKKQVQLKVKGQW, translated from the exons ATGAATAAAAACCCACTGAGAACTGGAGACCTCAGTCTGACCCTGGAACACCCCACAGATGAAGACACTAACGTCTACGCCTGCATCATCTCCAGCAGAGGGAGAGAAATCCTGAAGAAGAAAGAAGTTAATCtccaggtcaaag TCCCAAAAGTGGTGGTGACTTCAGGGGAGAAGTCTTTCCAGCTGTCCTGCAAAACCAAAGTTCACCTGACTGAAGGTGCTAAAGTGGAGTGGTTGGACGGCAGAGACTGGAAGGTCTATGTGTATCGGCCTGGTTCTGATCAGCCTGAAGGACAGTACTGGTTCTACAGAGCCAGAACCAAGATGAATAAAGACCCACTGAAGACTGGAGACCTCAGTCTGACCCTGGACCACCTCACAGATAAAGACACTGACATCTACACCTGCACCATCTACGACAAGGAGAGGAAAAATATCCTGATGAAGCAACAAGTTAAAGtcaaggtcaaag TCCCACAGGTGGTGGCAGTGAATTCAGAGGAGGAGTCTTTCATGCTGCCCTGCAGACCCACAGATGACCTGCTTGAAGGTGTTAGAGTGGAGTGGACAGAAAGCAGAGATAAGAAGGTCCATGTGTTTGAGAATGGTTCAGATCAGACTGATGTACAGAACGTGTACTACAGCAACAGAACCGAGATGAAGGAAGACCCACTGAGAACTAAAGACCTCAGTCTGACTCTGAAATACCTCACAGATGGAGACAGTAACATGTACACCTGCACCGTCTACGACAAAGAGGAAAAGATCCTGATGAAAAAACAAGTTCAGCtcaaggtcaaaggtcagtggtAA